Sequence from the Pseudomonadota bacterium genome:
CGATGGCATCGTCCACCGAGTCGTAGGGCATCAAGGTGCTGACCGGACCGAAGGCCTCGACGCTGTGCACGGCCTCGCCCTGCAGAGGCTTTGGACAATAGAGCAAGGTGGGGGCGACGAAGGCGCCGCGTGCTGGGTCCGCGCCTTCCAATCGCGTCGGCAGCGATTGGCCGCCAAGCACCACCTCACCTTCGCGCGCCAACTCACCGATGCGCTCATGCACCTCGCGGCGTTGATCCAAGCTGACCAGGGGCCCCATGCGCACGGCATCCAGGCGCGGGTCGCCGAGCACGGTCTTCGCCAGGCGTGCCTGCACCGCCTCCACCACTGCCTGGCAGTGGGCAGCGGGCACGATGGCGCGCCGGGTGGCCGTGCACTTCTGCCCGGCCTTGGTGGTCATCTCCCGCACGAGCTCCTTCACGTAAAGGTCGAACTCGGGCGTGCCAGGGCCCGCGTCCGGCCCCAGCACGGAGCAGTTCAAGGAATCGGCTTCCATGGTGAAGCGTACGGCGTTGTTCACGATCGCCGGTCGTTGCTTGAGCATCATGCCCGTGGCCGCGGAGCCCGTGAACGCCACCACGTCCTGGCAGGTCACGTGGTCGAGCAAGTCCCCGGCGCTGCCGCAGATCAACTGCAGGGCGCCCGGTGGTAGCAGGCCGGAGTCGATGATCTGGGCGACCAGCACCTGGGTGAGGTAGCAGGTCTGCGTCGCGGGCTTGGCGATCACCGGCATACCGGCGATCAACGCTGGCGCTAGCTTCTCCAGCAGCCCCCACACGGGGAAGTTGAAGGCGTTGATGTGGATGGCTGCGCCCTCGAGGGGCACACAGATGTGGCGGCCGAGAAAGGTGCCCTCGCGGGAGAGCACCTCCGTGGGGCCGTCCACGAAGAAGGGTTCGTCGGGGAGTTCACGCCGCGCCTTGCTGGCGTAAACGAAGGCGGTGGTGATGCCACCGTCGATGTCGACCCAGGAGTCCTTGCGTGTGGCACCGGTGGAAGCGGACAGGGTGTACAGCCCCTCCTTGCGCTCGTTGAGGTGCTTAGCCATCGCCTTCACCATCAACGCGCGCTGGTGGAAGGTCATGCGCCGCAGGGCGGGGCCGCCGACACTGCGGGCATGCTCGAGCATGGCCGCAAAGTCGAGGCCGTCGCTCGAGACCTGACCGACGGGTTCACCGGTGGTGGCGTCCAGCACCGCACGGGCGCTATCGCCCGGGGCGATCCAGCGATCTAGCGCGTAGCCTGGGATGCTGTTCACGGATGATCTCCTCAAGTCTTCTTTTCAGCCCGGGGGCCGTCGGGCGAGCAGCGGTGGCACGTTGCCACTGATCCCCATCGCACGCCGGGCCAGCACGGACTTCACCGGATCGAGACGATCCACGGCCGCGAGACCCGTGCGCCGCAGGGTGTCCACGAGCGGGTGGCGGGAGGCGAACAACCGCTTCAGGCCATCCAGGGCGGCGGCCGTCGCGAGGTTCTCGCCCTTGCGGGCGCGTTCGTAGCGCTCGAGCACGTAGTGATCGCCGATCTCCTCGCCGCGTTCGGCGGCCTCCGCCAGGGTGCCGGCGAGGGCGGCCGCGTCGAGGAACCCAAGGTTCACGCCCTGACCGGCCAGCGGGTGCACCACGTGTGCGGCGTCACCCACCAGGGCCACGCGCGGCGAGGTGTAGCGACGGGCGTGCATGACCCGCAGGGGAAACGAGGCGCGAGCACTAGTCAGTTCGAGGTGACCGAGCACGCCCTCACTGGCCTCCTCGACCGCTCGCTCGAAAGCGTCGGGTGAGAGTTCGGACTGAAGCTCGTGCGCGTGCTCCGGCCGGGTCGACCACACGATGGAGACGCGACCGTCGGCGAGCGGGAGGAGCGCCAGAGGCCCATCGGCGAGGAAGCGCTGGCGCGCCGTTGCGCCATGGGGTCGCTCGGGCCGCAGGTGCGCGACGACCCCTGCCTGACGGTACTCATGGGTACGGGCGGGGATGCCCGCCAAACTGCGCACGCGCGACTCAGCGCCGTCGGCACCGACCACCAGGCGGGCGCGCAGGGCCCGTCCATCGTCCAACTGCACGACGATCGCCTCGCGCGGCGTAGCCGCCGACCCGATCCCTGCCACACCCGTAGGCGCCAGCAGATTCACGTTGCGCTCGCTATGTAACACCTCGTAGAACGCGCTGAGCAGGGCGGCATTGTCGATGATGTAGCCGAGGCAGGGTTCAGCGAGGCGGGCGCAGTCGAACTCGATCCGCGCCTCACGCGCGCTCGCCCCCTCCCACACTTCCATGCGTTCGTAGGCGATCAGCGAGCGTGGATCAGGTCGCGCGCGCACGAGTTCAAGCAGGCGCCAGGTGGCGTGGGAGATGGCGGAGACGCGCAAACCGAACTCGAACGCTCCCACGGGCCCAGCCAAGGGCGAGGCCGCGGCCGGCGGCGGGGCCCGATCGAGCACGGCCACGCTGAGCTTGGTGGTGTGCGCGAGCAGAGCGGCGAGGGAAGCCCCCACCAACCCACCACCGACGATGACCACGTCGTAGTCCACCGCGGGCGACGCACTCATGAGGCACCGCCGGTAGCGGCGCGCTGCGTCGGCGCTGGTAAGGGGCAAGCCGCGGGCCAGGCGAGGTGACTTACCGCCCATGCCCATCGCATTGCGTGCGAAGGCCGACTTCGCCCCCGGCATGAGATCCAGGGCCAGAAGACCTAAGCCCCGCGCCATGCCGATCGGTGCAGCAGGTTGGGTAAACAAGCGCACTAGCGTGTCGGTAAAGGCGCTCACCTGGCCGCGGTCTTCCGCGCGCCAGCGCAGGAACGCATCGAGTAACGCGCCGCCGCCCACATCGATGAGGCCATCGGCCAAGGCGTCGGCGATCAACTCCGCCAGCCCCGCCGCATCGCGCAACCCAAGGTTGAGGCCTTGACCGGCCACCGGGTGCACGCCGGTGGCTGCGTTACCGACCAGGGCGACGCGCGGCGGCAGCAGATCATCGCGTGCACGGCTCAGCCACAGGGGAAAGGCGGCGCGCGGCGAGGTGTGGGTTAACCGACCGAGTCGAAAACCGAAGGCCTCCTGAAGCGCTTCGAGAAACTCAGCATCATCCAGCGCCAGTAGGCGCGGCGCATCATCGCGCCACACGGTCCACACCACGTTGCTGCGCCCCTCCGTCAGCGGCAGTAAGGCGAGGGGGCCGCTACCAATGAAACGTTCGTAGGCGACGTTCTCATGGGGACGCTGGGTGGTGACGTTGGCGACGATCGCCTGCTGCCGGT
This genomic interval carries:
- the paaZ gene encoding phenylacetic acid degradation bifunctional protein PaaZ, which produces MPGYALDRWIAPGDSARAVLDATTGEPVGQVSSDGLDFAAMLEHARSVGGPALRRMTFHQRALMVKAMAKHLNERKEGLYTLSASTGATRKDSWVDIDGGITTAFVYASKARRELPDEPFFVDGPTEVLSREGTFLGRHICVPLEGAAIHINAFNFPVWGLLEKLAPALIAGMPVIAKPATQTCYLTQVLVAQIIDSGLLPPGALQLICGSAGDLLDHVTCQDVVAFTGSAATGMMLKQRPAIVNNAVRFTMEADSLNCSVLGPDAGPGTPEFDLYVKELVREMTTKAGQKCTATRRAIVPAAHCQAVVEAVQARLAKTVLGDPRLDAVRMGPLVSLDQRREVHERIGELAREGEVVLGGQSLPTRLEGADPARGAFVAPTLLYCPKPLQGEAVHSVEAFGPVSTLMPYDSVDDAIALAAKGGGSLVGSLFTHDREVAADIVLGMAAWHGRVYVVDRDSAKEATGHGSPLPHLIHGGPGRAGGGEELGGMRGVLHYLQRAAVQGSPDVLSAVCRRYVRGAATHQDSEGLHPFRKRFEALRVGESLVVGPRKITEQDVEAFAALSGDRFYAHMDSDAAKANPFFDERVAHGYFLVSAAAGMFVDPAPGPVLANYGLEDLRFLTPVYFGDEITVHFTCEQKTMRYGQGYGEVRWAVDLRNQHGEIAASYTVLTLVDSEQPAAH
- the ubiH gene encoding 2-octaprenyl-6-methoxyphenyl hydroxylase, which translates into the protein MNARDARAYDVVIVGGGAVGSVLALALAPLNLRVAVVEAMAPPQEPADRAQGAVHEARCTALALGSQRILETLGVWPQLQSAAVPIRHIHVSDRGQFGSTRLNAEAEGVNAFGQVVHNSDLQQRLWTRMSALGQRDQAPAAGQLDLWAPAQVTAAHADLEAATITLAVDAEESPVQLRAQLLVAADGARSSVRRLLGVGADLQSYRQQAIVANVTTQRPHENVAYERFIGSGPLALLPLTEGRSNVVWTVWRDDAPRLLALDDAEFLEALQEAFGFRLGRLTHTSPRAAFPLWLSRARDDLLPPRVALVGNAATGVHPVAGQGLNLGLRDAAGLAELIADALADGLIDVGGGALLDAFLRWRAEDRGQVSAFTDTLVRLFTQPAAPIGMARGLGLLALDLMPGAKSAFARNAMGMGGKSPRLARGLPLTSADAARRYRRCLMSASPAVDYDVVIVGGGLVGASLAALLAHTTKLSVAVLDRAPPPAAASPLAGPVGAFEFGLRVSAISHATWRLLELVRARPDPRSLIAYERMEVWEGASAREARIEFDCARLAEPCLGYIIDNAALLSAFYEVLHSERNVNLLAPTGVAGIGSAATPREAIVVQLDDGRALRARLVVGADGAESRVRSLAGIPARTHEYRQAGVVAHLRPERPHGATARQRFLADGPLALLPLADGRVSIVWSTRPEHAHELQSELSPDAFERAVEEASEGVLGHLELTSARASFPLRVMHARRYTSPRVALVGDAAHVVHPLAGQGVNLGFLDAAALAGTLAEAAERGEEIGDHYVLERYERARKGENLATAAALDGLKRLFASRHPLVDTLRRTGLAAVDRLDPVKSVLARRAMGISGNVPPLLARRPPG